A region from the Longimicrobium terrae genome encodes:
- a CDS encoding class I SAM-dependent methyltransferase, which yields MAPSSPEQVPLPPSARPGGPSMLDLVRLSRDVVFPPGGEDLYRQIGRLTELTADTEVLDVACGRGTTGLFLAESFGVSGVGVDHDPVLVQQAERRGRESRAAGRFTFETASLDDLPFKDASFDVVIGEIGLAALADPARAVAELARVTRPYGCVVLVQLIWTGNVDPNRREILVRHLGARPMILVEWKQLLRDAGVVELVVEDWSDSPSPFRPSGAGPFPDFSEIFTLRERLAILRRAYRRWGWGGVKGAVIREREVHRLLTRERVLGLSMIKGTRWPTDRTAP from the coding sequence ATGGCACCGTCTTCTCCGGAACAGGTTCCGCTTCCCCCGTCCGCGCGGCCGGGCGGGCCGTCCATGCTGGACCTGGTCCGCCTCAGCCGCGACGTGGTGTTTCCCCCCGGCGGCGAGGACCTCTACCGCCAGATCGGCCGTCTGACCGAACTGACGGCGGATACCGAGGTCCTGGACGTGGCGTGCGGGCGCGGCACCACGGGGCTGTTTCTGGCCGAGTCGTTCGGCGTCAGCGGCGTGGGCGTGGACCATGATCCCGTCCTGGTGCAGCAGGCCGAGCGGCGCGGGCGAGAAAGCAGGGCCGCCGGGCGCTTCACCTTTGAGACGGCGTCGCTGGACGACTTGCCGTTCAAGGACGCCAGCTTCGACGTCGTGATCGGCGAGATCGGACTGGCGGCGCTGGCCGATCCCGCGCGCGCGGTGGCGGAACTGGCGCGGGTCACGCGGCCGTACGGGTGCGTGGTGCTGGTGCAGCTGATCTGGACGGGCAACGTGGACCCCAACCGCCGCGAGATCCTGGTGCGCCACCTGGGCGCCCGCCCCATGATCCTGGTGGAGTGGAAGCAGCTGCTTCGCGACGCCGGAGTGGTGGAGCTGGTGGTGGAGGACTGGTCCGATTCGCCCTCGCCCTTCCGCCCGTCGGGGGCGGGACCGTTTCCCGACTTTTCGGAAATTTTCACATTGCGGGAAAGGCTGGCGATTCTGCGCCGCGCGTACCGCCGCTGGGGGTGGGGCGGGGTAAAGGGCGCCGTGATCCGCGAACGCGAGGTTCACCGCCTGCTGACCCGCGAGCGCGTGCTGGGACTTTCGATGATCAAGGGAACCCGCTGGCCCACGGACCGCACCGCGCCGTAG
- a CDS encoding DNA internalization-related competence protein ComEC/Rec2, whose amino-acid sequence MNLIRLPLVAASLAFLGGLLAGLRLEWMTGGIALVAVPLLGAPWLYPRITGGPAPRWMPRAVLWAAVAMAGAGHGALARADAVADCRAHLRDGDPLVVTGVLAANWTPPPDDDGKRPLLPTQVREIASRTGVIPGCTGGVRVRMPRGAAPALAGTEVVVRGEWRTLPRPVLGSAWPRDGAFAGYVSVDSVQTAPPRWSAHPLLAARGASQRRVHRLMGRHGPLADALLLNRRETLDRDLSNRFAQTGLVHLLAISGTHVALLGAVFVLLGRILRLSRARIAWLTILLMAVYLALIGAPGSAVRSGIMMGLVLIGGVLQRPSATLPIVSAAALVILAIDPMQALDVGFQLSFAGVLGIILFRAPMIAAVPSAWRRHPAARWLAESVAVSIAAFACTAPVVAHAFGQVAPVSILANLPAIPLTSLALIGVGAAALLDPLAPPLARLVADGAGLALDLLNLVVDLALRVPWGHAAVTRPRWWLWALAAIAFLLVMDATLRMRARVRWSAALMAAAATLLLLPFSGAASGGGMEIAFLDVGQGDAIAIRTPGNRWVLVDAGERDGEWDAGERRVLPFLRARGVTRLEAMVLTHPHADHIGGAAAVMRAMPVARLLEPGMPYGSPMYLETLQTAVEHRVEWLAARRDRVLSVDGVTFTVLWPTEASLHAPEDVNDISAVILLRYGEFSALLTGDAPSGVEEQLVARHGAALRVDVLKAGHHGSRTASSDALLQAARPELAVISCGVRNKYRHPHAQALQRLQMHHVPVARTDRDGTVLVEVEPGGEHWSRGDP is encoded by the coding sequence GTGAACCTGATCCGCCTTCCGCTCGTGGCCGCGTCGCTCGCCTTTCTGGGCGGGCTTCTGGCCGGCCTGCGGCTCGAATGGATGACCGGCGGCATCGCCCTCGTGGCGGTGCCGCTGCTCGGCGCGCCCTGGCTCTACCCGCGCATCACCGGCGGGCCGGCCCCGCGCTGGATGCCGCGCGCGGTGCTGTGGGCGGCCGTGGCGATGGCGGGGGCGGGGCACGGGGCCCTCGCCCGGGCAGACGCGGTGGCGGACTGCCGCGCACACCTGCGCGACGGCGACCCGCTGGTCGTCACCGGCGTGCTGGCGGCGAACTGGACCCCGCCCCCGGACGACGACGGCAAGCGGCCGCTGCTGCCCACGCAGGTGCGCGAGATCGCGTCCCGCACGGGCGTGATCCCCGGCTGCACCGGCGGAGTGCGGGTGCGCATGCCGCGCGGCGCGGCGCCCGCCCTCGCCGGGACGGAGGTGGTGGTGCGCGGCGAATGGCGCACCCTGCCGCGCCCCGTGCTGGGCAGCGCATGGCCGCGGGACGGCGCATTCGCGGGATACGTGTCGGTGGACAGCGTGCAGACCGCTCCGCCGCGATGGTCCGCGCACCCGCTGCTGGCGGCTCGCGGCGCGTCGCAGCGCCGGGTGCACCGGCTGATGGGACGCCACGGTCCCCTGGCGGACGCGCTGCTGCTGAACCGGCGCGAGACGCTGGACCGCGACCTGAGCAACCGCTTCGCCCAGACGGGGCTGGTGCACCTGCTGGCCATCAGCGGCACTCACGTGGCGCTGCTCGGCGCCGTGTTCGTGCTGCTGGGGCGCATCCTTCGCCTGAGCCGCGCGCGGATCGCGTGGCTCACGATCCTGCTGATGGCCGTGTACCTGGCGCTGATCGGCGCGCCGGGATCCGCGGTGCGCTCCGGCATCATGATGGGGCTGGTGCTCATCGGGGGTGTGCTGCAGCGTCCTTCCGCCACCCTTCCCATCGTGTCCGCCGCGGCGCTGGTCATCCTCGCCATCGATCCCATGCAGGCGCTGGATGTGGGGTTCCAGCTGTCATTTGCGGGAGTCCTGGGCATCATTCTGTTCCGCGCGCCGATGATCGCGGCGGTTCCGTCCGCGTGGCGCAGGCATCCGGCCGCGCGGTGGCTGGCGGAGTCCGTCGCCGTCAGCATCGCCGCGTTTGCCTGCACCGCTCCAGTGGTAGCTCACGCGTTCGGGCAGGTGGCGCCGGTATCCATTCTCGCCAACCTGCCCGCCATTCCGCTCACCAGCCTGGCGCTCATCGGCGTGGGTGCGGCGGCGCTGCTGGACCCGCTGGCTCCGCCGCTCGCCCGGCTGGTGGCGGACGGGGCGGGGCTCGCGCTGGACCTGCTGAACCTGGTGGTCGACCTGGCGCTGCGCGTTCCCTGGGGGCACGCGGCGGTCACGCGCCCGCGCTGGTGGCTGTGGGCGCTGGCCGCGATCGCCTTTCTGCTGGTGATGGATGCCACGCTGCGGATGCGCGCGCGCGTGCGCTGGTCCGCGGCGCTGATGGCCGCGGCCGCCACGCTGCTCCTGCTTCCTTTCTCCGGCGCGGCCTCCGGCGGAGGGATGGAGATCGCGTTCCTGGACGTGGGGCAGGGCGACGCGATCGCGATCCGTACCCCGGGGAACCGGTGGGTGCTGGTGGACGCGGGCGAGCGCGATGGCGAGTGGGACGCCGGCGAGCGGCGCGTGCTGCCGTTTCTGCGCGCCCGCGGCGTCACGCGGCTCGAAGCGATGGTACTCACCCATCCCCACGCGGACCACATTGGCGGCGCCGCAGCGGTGATGCGCGCCATGCCCGTGGCGCGCCTCCTGGAGCCGGGGATGCCGTACGGCTCGCCGATGTATCTGGAAACATTGCAGACGGCGGTGGAGCACCGGGTGGAGTGGCTGGCCGCCCGGCGCGACCGCGTGCTGTCGGTGGATGGGGTGACGTTCACGGTGCTCTGGCCCACGGAAGCCAGCCTGCACGCGCCGGAGGACGTGAACGACATCAGCGCGGTGATCCTGCTGCGCTACGGCGAGTTCTCCGCCCTCCTGACGGGTGACGCGCCGAGCGGGGTGGAGGAGCAGCTGGTGGCGCGCCACGGGGCGGCGCTGCGCGTGGACGTGCTCAAGGCCGGCCACCACGGCAGCCGGACGGCGTCGTCCGACGCGCTGCTGCAGGCCGCGCGGCCGGAACTGGCGGTCATCAGCTGCGGGGTGCGCAACAAGTACCGGCATCCGCACGCGCAGGCGCTGCAGCGGCTTCAGATGCACCATGTGCCGGTGGCGCGCACGGACCGCGACGGCACGGTGCTGGTGGAGGTGGAGCCCGGCGGGGAGCACTGGTCGCGCGGAGATCCGTAG
- the fbp gene encoding class 1 fructose-bisphosphatase has translation MTTKSVITIERHIIEAERQYPEATGAFSNILSDVAFAAKMIAKEVRRAGLADILGYTGEVNVQGEDVKKLDEYAHEVIFKALDHTGHLCGMASEEVEDFIPIPDRFPTGKYCVLFDPLDGSSNIEANVSVGTIFSVHRKISDHERGCAEDCLQPGYKQIAAGYVVYGSSTMLVYTTGNGVHGFTLEPSIGEFLLSHPDIRIPSPGQRIFSANEGNYRNWSAGQRALVDHLKGVDGTNPKPFSARYIGSLVADFHRNLLYGGFFMYPADSKSPNGKLRLLYEAAPLAMIAEQAGGRASTGFTRINEIEPTSLHQRTPLYIGSAEYVELAEQFLAQDAQHAADPADALVAVGAGA, from the coding sequence GTGACCACCAAGTCGGTCATCACCATCGAGCGGCACATCATCGAGGCCGAGCGGCAGTATCCCGAAGCCACGGGCGCCTTTTCCAACATTCTGTCCGACGTGGCCTTTGCCGCCAAGATGATTGCCAAGGAGGTGCGCCGCGCCGGGCTGGCCGACATCCTGGGGTACACGGGCGAAGTGAACGTGCAGGGCGAAGACGTAAAGAAGCTGGACGAGTACGCGCACGAAGTGATCTTCAAGGCGCTGGACCACACGGGGCACCTGTGCGGAATGGCCTCGGAAGAGGTGGAGGACTTCATCCCCATCCCCGACCGCTTTCCCACGGGCAAGTACTGCGTGCTCTTCGATCCGCTGGACGGCTCGTCCAACATCGAGGCCAATGTCAGCGTGGGCACCATCTTCAGCGTGCACCGCAAGATCAGCGACCACGAGCGCGGCTGCGCCGAAGACTGCCTGCAGCCCGGCTACAAGCAGATCGCCGCCGGGTACGTGGTGTACGGATCGTCCACCATGCTCGTGTACACCACGGGCAACGGCGTGCACGGCTTTACGCTGGAGCCGTCCATCGGCGAGTTCCTGCTGAGCCACCCCGACATCCGCATCCCCTCGCCCGGGCAGCGGATCTTCAGCGCCAACGAGGGCAACTACCGCAACTGGTCGGCGGGGCAGCGGGCGCTGGTCGATCACCTGAAGGGCGTGGACGGGACCAATCCCAAGCCGTTCAGCGCGCGCTACATCGGGTCGCTGGTGGCCGACTTCCACCGCAACCTGCTGTACGGCGGCTTCTTCATGTACCCGGCGGACAGCAAGAGCCCCAACGGCAAGCTGCGCCTGCTGTACGAGGCCGCGCCGCTCGCCATGATCGCCGAGCAGGCGGGCGGGCGCGCGTCCACCGGCTTCACGCGCATCAACGAGATCGAGCCCACCTCGCTGCACCAGCGCACGCCGCTGTACATCGGCAGCGCGGAGTACGTGGAGCTTGCCGAGCAGTTCCTGGCGCAGGACGCGCAGCACGCCGCCGATCCGGCCGATGCGCTGGTGGCGGTGGGCGCGGGCGCCTGA